A stretch of DNA from Parafrankia discariae:
GTGACTTCGTCGCCCGGGTCCGCCCCGACGCGGTGGCCCATCTCGCGGCGCAGATCGACGTCCGGATCAGCGTCGCCGACCCGCTGCTCGACGCCCGGCTGAACGTCCTCGGCACGATCAACGTGCTGGAGGCGGCCCGGGTGGCCGGGGTGTCGAAGGTCATCCACACCTCGTCCGGCGGGTCGATCTACGGCACGCCGGTCGCGCTGCCCGTCGACGAGTCCGTGTCGCCCGCGCCCGAGTCGCCGTACGCGGCCGGGAAGGCCGCCGGTGAGCTCTACCTCAACGTGTACCGGGTGACCTACGGGGTCGCGACGACGGCGCTGGCGCTCGGGAACGTCTACGGCCCCCGGCAGGACCCGCACGGCGAGGCCGGGGTGGTCGCCATCTTCGGCACCGCCCTGCTCGAGGGACGCCCAACCAAGATCTTCGGTGACGGCACGACCAGCCGGGACTACGTCTTCGTCGGGGATGTCGCCGACGCCTTCGCCCGCTGCGCGCCGGCGCCGGCGGCCAACGGCCTGCGGATCAACATCGGGACCGGAGCCGAGACCACCGTCCGCGACCTGCACAGCCGCATCGCGCGAGTGGTCGGGGTGCCGGACGAGCCCCAGTTCGCCCCGCCGCGGCCCGGTGAGCTGCAGCGCATCAGCCTGGACGTCGGCCTCGCGGAGCGGGAGATCGGCTGGCGGCCGCGGGTCGACCTGGACGGCGGGCTCACGCGGACCGTCGACTGGATCCGGGCCCGGCTCGGTGCCCGGGCCGCCGCCGGCCCGGGCGACGCGACCGGCTGACCGGCCCCCGGCTGACGGCCTGGCCGGCTGCCGGGACCGCGGCCGAGCTCGCCGGCTGACGAGACCGGGCGGGAGCGCTGGGCGTCCCACCCGGTCCACCTGTCAGGTGTTCGGGCGCTTGCCGTGGTTGGCCTTGCTCTTCGCCCGCGCGCGCCGCTTGCGCTTCTTCTTCGCCATCATGAACTCCTCTCTGTCGCTCTGGGCACATACTGCCAGCCGCCGGGTGCCGGGCCGCGGCGGCGGACCCGGTCCGTGAGACCCGGCCCCTGACGCCCGGCTTCTGGCGCCCGGCCCGCGCCGGCCGGTGGGCCTACTCGGCGGTGTGGCCGCTGTCGACGGGGCGCGGCCCGTCACGCAGTGGGGCGCCGGCACCGCCCGGGCGATGATCGGTGGGGTCGCGGCCCGCCGGGACGTCCCCCGCGCCGGGGCGCTCCGCCGGGAACACGGTGGTCGTCGCGGCCGCGGTGGCCGCGGGGTCGGGCACGTCGTCGGTGTCGTCCGCCGGGCCGGTCATGGCCGGGACGAGCCGGGGGGCGCCGTCCCGCGCGGTGCGCTCGTCCGCGTGCGGGGCCGCGGCGGATGGGTCCTGCTCCCGCGGGCCGGGCTCGCCGTCGCCGGGTTCCGCGTCCTCGAGGCGTCTCGCGTCCTCGAGGTGCCCGGTGTCGTCGCCGGGCTCGCCGTCGACGTCGCGGTGCCCGTCGTCGTCGTGGTCGTCGCTGTCGCCGTCGTCCACGCCGGGTCCGTCGGCGCCCGGATCGCCGCCGGGCCGCCGGGGCCGGGCGAGGCCGGCGGCGAGCCGGGCCTGCAACGTCCGCCGGGCCCGCACCGGCGCCACCGCGCCGAACATGCCCAGGCCGGCGGCCATGAGGACGTCCCCGAGGCTCACCGCGGCCGGTGCGCCCGGCGTCGGCAGCGGCAGGATGTCACTGATCAGCCGCAGTGACGTGCCCTCACCCGCCACCGTGTGGAAGTGCGAGTCGCGGATGCTCTGGACCGATACGCCGGCCCGGTCGGCGGCCCACGCCGAGACCGGCATGTCCCCGCCGTTGGCACTGATCACGAGCGCGTTGAGCAGCACACCCGCGCACAGCAGCGGAAGGCCGGGGAGCCGCCGGTTGGCCACGGCGAAGACCACCAGGCCGGCCGTCGCGAGGATCCAGGCCGGGCTGTGCAGTGCTCCGACGAGCCTGCCGACGGCCAGCACGACCACCACGCCGACGAACAGCCAGGGCCTGGCGACGTGGACGCGACTGAGGGCGTCGAGGGTCCCGCCCCTCGCGAGTCCCACGGCCAACCCGCACAACAGGGTCAGGAGGAGGAGTACGAGCACATCCGTAAGTGTGGAGGGTCGCCACTCGATCGCGCAGCACCGCCCGCCGGTGTGACCCGTCCGCGACGGGCTCGGGACGCAGCGGCGCCGCCGACGGCCCCGACGACGAGGTCGTGGCCCGGGCCCGGCTGGGCGCCCGATCCGGCGCCGCGCACCGGTGTGGCCCGGGAGTGTGGGTCGCCCGCCCGGCCGGGCCCGGCCCCGCCGCGGGCCGTCCGGGATGGCGCGTCGGGTCGATTGCGATCCTGCGCCGACCCGGCGGCTACTACGCTCACATCAGCCGGCGCCGCAGCGCGGTCGACCGGGTGCAGCGGTCGACGTGGAGAAGGGGATTCCGATGTCCGAGGAAGTCCGTGCCGAGATGGTCGCCAACGTCTGGAAGGTCGTCGTGGGTGTCGGCGACTCGGTCGCGGCGGGTGACGCCCTGGTCATCCTCGACTCCATGAAGATGGAGATCCCGGTGATCAGCGAGGAGGGCGGCACCGTCGCCAGCATCGCCGTCAACGAGGGCGACGTCGTGCAGGACGGGGACCTGATCGCCGTCGTCGACTCCTGACGGGACCGGTCCGCCCGGCTGGTCCGCCCGGCTGGTGCGGCCGGCGGGAGCGGTGACGCCGACGCCGGCGAGAGCGGGCCGGCCGGCACGGGTGACGTGACGGCGCGGACTTCACGCCGCCGGCCGCCGGCCGCTTGCCCTAGGCTGATCCGTCATGGACGCCTCGTTCTGCGACCGGTGTGGTCAGCTCGCGAGCATCGGCAGTCATGAGGCCTGCGCTCAGGCGCGCGCGCTGGAACCGCCGCGCTACTGCTCGTCGTGCCGGCGTCGCCTCGTCGTCCAGGTGACCCCGCTGGGCTGGAGCGCGCGCTGCGCCGAGCACGGGACGTCGGTGTCGGCCTGACCCGCGGTCGCCGGCCCCTCATACCGGCCGGCCCGGGTTCCGGCCCGGCCGGGCCCGCTACCCGGCCTGGAATCTCGGCGCGGGTAGCGGGATCTGTGGCTTAGAGCGTGGCCTGCAGGGATTTGATCGGCATCCGCAGCTCGGTGAGCATGGCCAGGTCGCTCTGCGGGTTCTTGCCGAGCGTGGTCAGGTAGTTCCCGACGATCACCGCGTTGATGCCGCCGAGCATTCCCTGGACGTCCAGGTCGCCCAGCGTGATCTCGCGTCCGCCGGCGTAGCGCAGGATCGTGCGGGGCAGCGCCAGCCGGAACGCGGCGATGGTGCGCAGGGCCTCGCGTGAGTCCACCGCGGGCAGGTCGCCGAAGGGGGTGCCGGGCCGCGGGTTGAGGAAGTTCAGCGGCACCTCGTCCGGCTCCAGGGCGGCGAGCTGGGCGGCCAGCTCGGCGCGCTGCTCGAGGGATTCACCCACCCCGATGATCGCGCCGCAGCACAGCTCCATCCCGGCGGCGCGGACGAGCTCGCAGGTCTCCCAGCGCTCCTCCCAGCTGTGGGTGGTGACCACCTTCGGGAAGTGCGAACGCGCCGTCTCCAGGTTGTGGTTGTAACGGTGTACGCCCAGGCCGGCGAGCTCGTCCACCTGCTCCTGGGTGAGCATGCCGAGCGAGCAGGCGACGTTGATGTCGACGGCCGCCCGGATCGCCGCCACACCCTCGCGGATCTGTTCCATCAGCCGCTGGTCGGGGCCGCGGACCGCGGCGACGATGCAGAACTCGGTGGCGCCGGTCGCCGCCGTCGCCTTCGCGGCCTCGACCAGGGACGGGACGTCCAGCCAGGCGGAGCGCACGGGTGAGTCGAAGCGCCCGGACTGGGAGCAGAAGTGGCAGTCCTCGGGGCAGCCGCCGGTCTTGAGGCTGATGATGCCCTCGACCTCGACCTCCGGCCCGCACCAGCGCAGCCGTACCTCGTGAGCGAGGGCGAGCAGGTCGCCCAGCGCCTCGTCCGGCAGCTGGAGGATCGCGAGCACGTCCTGTTCGTCGAGCCCGCGCCCCTCGTCGAGCACCTGCCGGCGGGCACGGGCGAGAATGTCGTCGCCGTCGACGACGACGGGTCGGGGCGCCTCGGCGACGTCGGTGGCCTCGGCGGCCGGAGACGCTTCCGCGGTCGCGGGCGTGGTCACAGGTGCGGTCACAGGTGATCTCCATCAGGAGGTCGTGCCGGCGGCGTGGCTCGCGGCCACCGGTCGGGCTGGACGTCCGTCTTCTCGTATCAGCGGTCGGGTGGCGGGGGCTGTGGCCGGCCGGGGCCGGTCGATCCGCGCCGAGACCATTGTTCAGTCATCCCCGTGACTCGTGCCCGTGTTGTGACGTGAGTCCGGCCGAGGTCGTCACAGGGCGTGCTGGCGCCGGAACTGTGCGGCGTTGAATGCGCCGCCGAGGGCCGGTTCGAGCGAGGATCGCGCGATCCGCAGGAACTGCCCGGTGCCGAGCAGCCCGGCGCCGGCCGGCACCGCGCCGGCCAGCGGCCGCGCGGCGAGCAGCTCCAGGTCGACGATGTTGCTGCGCGCGGCCAGGTCGGGCTCGGCCGGCCAGGAGCCGACGACGATGCCCGCCAGGTCGAGCCCGCGGTTGGCCATGACCTCCAGGGTGAGCGCGGTGGCGTTCAGCGTGCCGAGCCCGGCGGTCGTGACCACCAGGACCGGCGCGGCCAGCGTCCGGGCCAGGTCGGCGAGGGTCGAGCCGTCATGGTCGTACCGGACGAGCAGGCCACCGGCACCCTCGACGAGGACCAGCCCGCGGTCGGCCTGCAACCGCCGCACCGCCGCCGCGACCGTCCCGAGGTCGGGCGTGGGCAGGCCGGCCCGCCGGGCGGCGCTCACCGGCGCCAGCGGGTCGGCGTACCGGCTGAGCTCGTGCAC
This window harbors:
- the bioD gene encoding dethiobiotin synthase yields the protein MSVLVVTGTGTEVGKTVVTAALAALAADRGTAVAVVKPAQTGVRAGELGDVDLVRDLSGVDDVHELSRYADPLAPVSAARRAGLPTPDLGTVAAAVRRLQADRGLVLVEGAGGLLVRYDHDGSTLADLARTLAAPVLVVTTAGLGTLNATALTLEVMANRGLDLAGIVVGSWPAEPDLAARSNIVDLELLAARPLAGAVPAGAGLLGTGQFLRIARSSLEPALGGAFNAAQFRRQHAL
- the bsaP gene encoding biotin synthase auxiliary protein BsaP, giving the protein MDASFCDRCGQLASIGSHEACAQARALEPPRYCSSCRRRLVVQVTPLGWSARCAEHGTSVSA
- the bioB gene encoding biotin synthase BioB; translated protein: MTAPVTTPATAEASPAAEATDVAEAPRPVVVDGDDILARARRQVLDEGRGLDEQDVLAILQLPDEALGDLLALAHEVRLRWCGPEVEVEGIISLKTGGCPEDCHFCSQSGRFDSPVRSAWLDVPSLVEAAKATAATGATEFCIVAAVRGPDQRLMEQIREGVAAIRAAVDINVACSLGMLTQEQVDELAGLGVHRYNHNLETARSHFPKVVTTHSWEERWETCELVRAAGMELCCGAIIGVGESLEQRAELAAQLAALEPDEVPLNFLNPRPGTPFGDLPAVDSREALRTIAAFRLALPRTILRYAGGREITLGDLDVQGMLGGINAVIVGNYLTTLGKNPQSDLAMLTELRMPIKSLQATL
- a CDS encoding 50S ribosomal protein bL37 → MAKKKRKRRARAKSKANHGKRPNT
- a CDS encoding DUF5317 family protein, producing the protein MLVLLLLTLLCGLAVGLARGGTLDALSRVHVARPWLFVGVVVVLAVGRLVGALHSPAWILATAGLVVFAVANRRLPGLPLLCAGVLLNALVISANGGDMPVSAWAADRAGVSVQSIRDSHFHTVAGEGTSLRLISDILPLPTPGAPAAVSLGDVLMAAGLGMFGAVAPVRARRTLQARLAAGLARPRRPGGDPGADGPGVDDGDSDDHDDDGHRDVDGEPGDDTGHLEDARRLEDAEPGDGEPGPREQDPSAAAPHADERTARDGAPRLVPAMTGPADDTDDVPDPAATAAATTTVFPAERPGAGDVPAGRDPTDHRPGGAGAPLRDGPRPVDSGHTAE
- a CDS encoding biotin/lipoyl-binding carrier protein, which gives rise to MSEEVRAEMVANVWKVVVGVGDSVAAGDALVILDSMKMEIPVISEEGGTVASIAVNEGDVVQDGDLIAVVDS
- a CDS encoding NAD-dependent epimerase/dehydratase family protein, whose amino-acid sequence is MRILVTGAAGFIGSTVVDRMLADGHSVVGIDDLSSGRMENLAQAASDARFSFEKGDITSPHLGDFVARVRPDAVAHLAAQIDVRISVADPLLDARLNVLGTINVLEAARVAGVSKVIHTSSGGSIYGTPVALPVDESVSPAPESPYAAGKAAGELYLNVYRVTYGVATTALALGNVYGPRQDPHGEAGVVAIFGTALLEGRPTKIFGDGTTSRDYVFVGDVADAFARCAPAPAANGLRINIGTGAETTVRDLHSRIARVVGVPDEPQFAPPRPGELQRISLDVGLAEREIGWRPRVDLDGGLTRTVDWIRARLGARAAAGPGDATG